A single window of Drosophila suzukii chromosome 3, CBGP_Dsuzu_IsoJpt1.0, whole genome shotgun sequence DNA harbors:
- the LOC118878782 gene encoding uncharacterized protein has translation MEEKDILDFSVKRKREYFRSFKWTTEALVFFVKMVWERVKDCPEKLEKPTAKFYQKVVKEYTSFRDAGVQSIKTKMNYGKSQFIKAIEWRNQTGGGLLEKGDETSVEKRFHDILGKLKRVVPPKVPETFQVLNGYEEVAELRNISIDMSSNLGTDTEDEPVARAPFAKGNNG, from the exons ATGGAGGAAAAG gACATTTTGGATTTTTCGGTGAAGCGGAAACGGGAGTATTTCAGGTCGTTCAAGTGGACAACCGAAGCTTTGGTATTCTTTGTGAAAATGGTTTGGGAAAGGGTAAAGGATTGCCCAGAGAAGCTTGAA AAACCGACTGCTAAGTTCTACCAAAAGGTTGTTAAAGAATATACATCGTTTCGTGATGCTGGTGTGCAGtcaataaaaactaaaatgaaTTACGGCAAGTCGCAATTCATTAAAGCGATCGAGTGGCGCAACCAAACTGGTGGAGGACTTCTTGAGAAGGGGGATGAGACTTCGGTTGAAA AAAGGTTTCACGACATCTTAGGAAAACTTAAAAGAGTGGTGCCTCCTAAAGTTCCAGAAACTTTTCAAGTCCTAAATGGCTACGAAGAGGTTGCCGAGTTGAGAAACATCTCTATTGATATGAGTAGCAACTTGGGGACCGATACTGAGGATGAGCCAGTCGCCAGAGCCCCCTTCGCGAAAGGCAACAATGGCTAA